A stretch of the uncultured Desulfobacter sp. genome encodes the following:
- a CDS encoding RHS repeat-associated core domain-containing protein: MEESSAEEITSEIVELARGLNHDPKLIYEYVRNHVDYVPYFGSLKGAAMTYFDGAGNDFDQASLMIALLRESGYQAQYVYGRMLIPYYGGDDNQDMQHWLSVDGSTALILQALYNGGISADTYGSYCRMDRVWVRAVIDGNTYVFDPAFKTYKTTSGINLSDAMEYDRSSLLSAAGGTLGTDYIAGMNETSLNTLLTTYSGNLSAFIRDNYPNASMEEIIGSREIVPEYLDELPTSLGFTIYSQDTPWDEIPEEYSHTVTIRHGGINITKDIASLGGKRLSLSYQDQDTAGSATAALSTETPLPLTNADAKSSAVLIAEPSWVETGLPADSVLSPGMQVTAPDIEGGDMVSALETSSQNFGRIYPPSVGASSSSVTWNPSAPSNNTVTIQLVVSLTNNPQSAYSITAGAGTHNLAPGQGVDVTVKFSNSGQSAGTKTGQLRFQWKFSGSVIGTDYINLTGVVANAPDISLGGINFGQSILDEPRTATATLTNNGSKSLALTSNIVLSTGDTGRFQITSNYETGTLAPGAARNMGVKYKADVRGSHATGMVLAFTYDELPYTWTYSNVLAGSTHYSPDLTGSYNPPAWQTYIGNSKSGNCILKNSGSLNLSVTSLEITGTDAARFELIGNTSADTLSSGQEREIEVEYKGDSVGSHTASVRVNFSYDGRASYIDFSLSGQTLETPLAQLWLDDTLIAEETAPVTGTDLDYMFLTIDHPYPGKDGTYADQGPVKYPMKRESGNFYTIIYDFGSSHDGRLLDKRQRKMSGYRISGFSDDSRQVLTETLNVMGTSWMRDTNLNHKLLSEIAGVLSVDHHRFGVVAQEQGYYIDVKAQQSASISRTGDSDAGDALFKATNFMDSALEHGVLEQMQVNRPAVSTVKLMQLTNDDGDKIFLVNDTNYDAIEPELTGYSDDDKNGFAADVVKGTIFILPQNAQIGLQEWAGKGYISYFEDGDSKSCGMIIGGGYYGGYGGSNVPLDVIPVVAESNTSTNSDLTQDKEPNGDPVDMVTGHFMYNNTDLALSGGAGGLVFKRTYFGGNHHIDGDLGFGWAHNYNLYAEVHSNSEAGLGYRLPTDAAPIMAASVAVLDLMTGAPGVKEWATSSLIGKWGMDQLIDNAVSLHLESDLLTYIRLPDGSFAKPPGVNATLTLTSGQYRMEERFDRVIQFNTDHRAGTITDADGNTVDFTYTNGKVSSVSDSFNHTLTIGYTGDLLTSVSDSAGRSVSFGYGDDNLTSYTDPEGKVWDYGYIDDHKLETLQNPEGITTVINIHDTLGRVMTQTVPRQTGDTTYNLYYSGYRSVEEDSQGNRVISRYDRKKRLIASEDALGNTTGYTYDGQNHVVSTTDPRGNTTNYEYDGNNNLVRTVNALGEETVNTYDARFRLTDITDNLGHVTHNDYDSEHHLEKTTVWPKSGQAIETSATFYSNGLPHTSTDGRGIVTTLTYDNYGNPDTNQTASAPAVDYNYNGIGLMTGLTDQGGSATSFVYDDRGLLQTRTDPFLNAMSITYYDDGKINTITDRNNDTVTYTFTDSGKPDTVAFPSGTPTTYTYDTRDNLIQMQDSLGTTTFAYDAVNRLISKTDAGGFSVAYTFDEAGNLATLTYPGNKTVTYTYDELNRLKTVTDWMDRTATYDYDPAGRLESLTQFNGTVITYSYDNADRLTGLDNLTASGGDAIATYQFTLDGNGNRTQVTREVPLEPDLTATTRTFTISTTGNQIESDGTNTFTYDDEGQLIAAYGNTLTFDPEHRLTSIAGNTTHQFRYDGAGNRLEADRDGVVTRYIYDASGNLLAEADASNQIQRYYIYGAGLLAMVEPAGTLYCYHFDATGHTVALTDNTKTIVNAYAYTPFGTIANQQENVVQPFKFVGQYGVMAEDNGWYYMRARYYDPAMGRFISEDPLGFDGGDVNLYAYVQNNPVMSVDPLGLWQVSFGGGFGLAGYITFGNNNGRWNIGGGIGIGVGLAGSYNPANNDPNTPMANGNSQSAASLGVEAQGFIAAGRGAEIAGDLSVKLKANNDNIALSTGINGGASIPGLTGQFSATGEANLNSAGNLSSHISVQANKRASLGGFIFSGINGGYTWK, encoded by the coding sequence GTGGAAGAAAGTTCTGCAGAAGAGATCACCTCCGAAATTGTTGAATTGGCGCGCGGCCTGAACCACGATCCCAAACTGATTTACGAATATGTCCGGAACCATGTGGATTATGTTCCCTATTTCGGCTCGCTGAAAGGTGCGGCCATGACGTATTTCGACGGAGCCGGCAACGACTTTGACCAAGCCTCTTTAATGATCGCCCTTCTCAGGGAGAGCGGATACCAGGCCCAATACGTATACGGCAGAATGCTGATCCCCTATTATGGGGGAGACGATAACCAGGATATGCAGCATTGGCTGTCAGTGGATGGCAGTACGGCCCTGATCCTCCAGGCACTGTACAACGGCGGGATTTCCGCCGATACTTACGGATCTTACTGCCGTATGGACAGGGTATGGGTCCGTGCAGTCATTGATGGAAACACCTATGTATTTGACCCGGCATTCAAGACGTATAAAACCACTTCAGGGATAAATCTTTCCGACGCCATGGAATATGACCGGTCATCCCTGCTTTCGGCTGCAGGCGGTACCCTGGGCACCGACTATATTGCGGGTATGAATGAAACAAGCCTCAATACTCTGTTGACGACCTATTCCGGGAATCTGTCCGCTTTTATCCGGGATAATTATCCCAATGCATCCATGGAAGAAATTATCGGCAGCAGGGAAATTGTACCTGAATATTTGGATGAACTGCCCACAAGTCTCGGATTCACAATTTATTCCCAGGACACCCCATGGGATGAAATCCCGGAAGAATACAGCCATACCGTCACCATCCGGCACGGCGGAATAAATATAACAAAAGATATTGCAAGCCTGGGGGGCAAACGGCTCTCTTTATCCTACCAGGATCAGGATACAGCCGGCAGTGCTACGGCAGCTCTTTCAACAGAAACCCCTCTGCCCTTAACAAACGCAGACGCAAAATCGTCGGCTGTTCTCATAGCAGAGCCGTCCTGGGTCGAAACTGGCCTGCCTGCCGATTCGGTCCTTTCACCGGGCATGCAGGTAACGGCTCCGGACATTGAGGGCGGCGACATGGTAAGCGCGCTGGAAACGTCCAGTCAGAATTTCGGGCGAATTTATCCGCCTTCGGTGGGAGCAAGTTCGAGTTCGGTAACATGGAACCCATCTGCCCCCAGCAATAATACTGTGACTATTCAACTTGTCGTAAGCCTGACAAACAACCCCCAGAGTGCTTATTCCATCACCGCCGGGGCGGGAACCCATAATTTGGCACCGGGACAAGGCGTAGATGTTACAGTTAAATTTTCCAACAGCGGACAGTCGGCGGGTACCAAAACGGGCCAACTGAGGTTTCAATGGAAATTTAGCGGGTCCGTTATCGGAACCGACTATATCAATCTGACCGGCGTTGTGGCCAATGCGCCGGACATTTCCCTTGGCGGTATCAATTTCGGACAGTCTATTTTGGACGAACCGCGCACGGCCACTGCCACACTTACGAACAACGGATCGAAATCTTTAGCATTGACAAGCAACATTGTATTGTCAACAGGAGATACCGGCAGATTCCAGATCACATCCAATTATGAAACCGGAACCCTTGCTCCAGGCGCTGCAAGAAATATGGGTGTTAAGTATAAAGCAGATGTCCGGGGCTCACATGCTACAGGCATGGTGCTTGCCTTCACCTATGACGAATTACCTTATACCTGGACCTATTCCAATGTTCTGGCCGGAAGCACCCATTACTCACCTGACTTAACAGGATCCTACAATCCTCCCGCCTGGCAGACATATATAGGGAACAGCAAATCCGGCAACTGTATTCTCAAAAACTCAGGAAGCTTAAACCTGTCTGTCACAAGCCTTGAAATCACGGGCACGGATGCGGCCCGGTTTGAACTTATTGGCAATACATCAGCGGACACGCTCTCTTCCGGGCAGGAACGGGAAATTGAAGTTGAATACAAGGGTGACAGCGTGGGAAGCCATACGGCGTCCGTGCGCGTTAATTTTTCATATGACGGACGGGCAAGCTATATTGATTTTTCCCTATCCGGACAAACCCTTGAAACGCCATTGGCCCAGCTCTGGCTTGACGACACCCTTATTGCAGAAGAGACGGCACCGGTCACCGGCACGGACCTGGATTATATGTTTTTAACCATAGACCATCCCTATCCTGGGAAAGATGGAACATATGCGGACCAGGGACCTGTCAAGTATCCCATGAAACGGGAATCAGGCAATTTTTACACGATTATATACGATTTCGGAAGCAGCCATGACGGGCGGCTTTTAGACAAACGCCAGCGGAAAATGTCCGGTTACAGGATATCCGGATTTTCAGACGATTCCCGGCAGGTGCTCACCGAAACCCTCAATGTCATGGGTACATCCTGGATGCGGGATACCAATCTTAACCATAAGCTTCTCAGTGAAATTGCAGGTGTTTTGTCTGTCGATCACCACAGATTCGGTGTCGTGGCCCAGGAACAAGGATACTATATTGACGTTAAAGCCCAGCAAAGCGCAAGTATTTCAAGAACAGGCGACAGTGATGCCGGAGACGCCTTGTTTAAAGCGACCAATTTTATGGACAGCGCCCTGGAACACGGGGTTCTCGAACAGATGCAGGTCAACCGCCCGGCTGTCTCCACGGTCAAGCTGATGCAGCTGACCAACGATGACGGGGATAAGATCTTCCTTGTAAACGATACCAACTACGATGCCATTGAACCTGAGCTTACCGGATACAGTGATGATGATAAAAACGGTTTTGCAGCAGACGTTGTTAAAGGAACAATTTTTATTTTGCCCCAAAACGCACAGATCGGGTTACAGGAATGGGCCGGTAAGGGATACATATCATATTTCGAAGACGGCGATTCCAAAAGCTGCGGCATGATTATCGGCGGGGGGTATTACGGTGGTTATGGCGGCAGCAATGTCCCGCTCGATGTTATACCGGTGGTTGCAGAATCCAATACCTCGACCAATTCGGATCTTACCCAGGACAAAGAACCCAACGGCGACCCGGTTGATATGGTCACAGGTCATTTTATGTACAACAACACGGACCTTGCCCTGTCCGGCGGTGCCGGGGGGCTTGTCTTTAAAAGAACCTATTTTGGCGGCAACCACCATATAGACGGTGACCTGGGGTTTGGCTGGGCCCACAACTACAACCTCTATGCAGAAGTCCATTCGAACTCTGAAGCCGGCCTTGGCTACCGTCTGCCGACCGATGCCGCGCCCATCATGGCGGCATCGGTTGCGGTCTTGGATCTTATGACAGGAGCTCCGGGGGTGAAAGAGTGGGCAACCTCATCTCTCATTGGTAAGTGGGGCATGGACCAGCTTATTGACAATGCCGTGTCCCTTCACCTGGAATCAGATCTTCTCACCTATATCCGCCTGCCGGACGGATCCTTTGCCAAACCGCCCGGCGTAAACGCCACCCTGACCCTGACCAGCGGACAGTACCGGATGGAGGAACGGTTTGACCGGGTTATCCAGTTTAATACCGACCACCGTGCCGGTACCATCACCGATGCTGACGGCAACACCGTTGATTTTACCTATACCAACGGCAAAGTATCCTCGGTATCCGACAGCTTCAACCACACCCTGACCATTGGGTATACCGGTGATCTCCTAACCTCGGTAAGCGATTCCGCCGGCCGCAGCGTCTCTTTCGGCTATGGGGATGACAATTTGACCTCATACACGGATCCGGAAGGCAAGGTCTGGGACTACGGGTATATTGACGATCACAAACTGGAAACCCTGCAAAATCCGGAAGGTATCACCACAGTCATTAACATCCATGACACCCTGGGCCGGGTCATGACCCAGACCGTGCCCCGCCAGACCGGAGATACCACCTATAACCTCTATTATTCAGGCTACCGGAGCGTGGAAGAGGACAGTCAGGGCAACCGGGTCATCTCCCGCTATGACCGCAAAAAGCGGCTCATTGCTTCGGAAGACGCCCTGGGCAACACCACGGGTTACACCTATGACGGCCAAAACCATGTTGTTTCCACAACAGACCCCAGGGGCAATACCACAAATTATGAATATGACGGCAACAACAACCTTGTCCGCACCGTCAATGCCCTGGGGGAGGAAACGGTCAATACCTATGATGCCCGGTTCCGGCTCACGGATATCACCGACAACCTGGGCCATGTGACCCACAACGATTATGATTCAGAGCACCACCTGGAAAAGACCACGGTCTGGCCTAAATCCGGCCAGGCTATTGAGACTTCTGCCACATTCTATTCCAACGGTCTGCCCCATACGTCAACAGACGGCCGGGGCATTGTCACGACCCTGACCTATGATAATTACGGCAACCCGGATACCAACCAAACCGCTTCAGCCCCTGCCGTTGATTATAACTATAACGGCATCGGGCTCATGACCGGCCTGACCGACCAGGGCGGGTCCGCTACCTCGTTTGTCTATGATGACAGGGGGCTTCTTCAAACCCGGACGGATCCTTTCTTGAACGCCATGTCCATCACCTATTACGATGATGGTAAAATAAACACCATAACCGACCGGAACAACGACACAGTGACATACACGTTTACGGATTCCGGCAAGCCCGACACAGTAGCCTTCCCGTCAGGAACACCCACAACCTACACCTATGACACCCGGGATAATCTCATACAAATGCAGGACAGCCTGGGCACAACAACCTTTGCCTATGATGCTGTCAACCGCCTGATATCCAAAACAGATGCCGGCGGATTTTCGGTTGCCTACACCTTTGATGAAGCCGGTAACCTGGCCACACTCACCTATCCGGGCAACAAGACCGTAACCTACACCTATGACGAGCTGAACCGCCTGAAAACCGTTACGGACTGGATGGACAGGACCGCCACCTACGACTACGATCCCGCAGGCCGCCTTGAATCCCTGACCCAGTTCAACGGGACGGTAATCACCTATAGTTACGACAATGCCGACCGTCTCACCGGCCTTGACAATCTCACCGCTTCAGGCGGGGATGCCATCGCTACTTACCAGTTTACCCTGGACGGAAACGGCAACCGCACCCAGGTAACCCGGGAAGTGCCCCTGGAACCCGATCTCACCGCAACCACCAGAACTTTTACTATCAGCACCACGGGCAACCAGATAGAAAGCGACGGCACCAACACATTTACATATGACGATGAAGGCCAGCTCATCGCAGCCTACGGCAACACCTTAACCTTTGACCCCGAACACCGCCTGACATCCATTGCCGGAAACACAACCCATCAGTTCAGATACGACGGGGCCGGAAACCGCCTGGAAGCAGACCGCGACGGCGTCGTCACCCGGTATATCTATGACGCTTCGGGCAACCTGCTTGCCGAGGCTGACGCGTCAAACCAGATCCAACGCTACTATATATACGGCGCAGGCCTTTTGGCCATGGTGGAACCCGCAGGCACCCTGTACTGCTACCATTTTGACGCCACCGGCCACACCGTGGCCCTGACCGACAACACCAAAACCATAGTCAACGCCTACGCCTACACCCCGTTCGGCACCATTGCCAACCAGCAGGAAAATGTGGTACAGCCCTTCAAGTTTGTGGGTCAGTACGGTGTCATGGCCGAGGACAACGGCTGGTACTACATGCGGGCCAGGTATTATGACCCGGCAATGGGCAGGTTCATCTCCGAAGATCCTTTGGGATTTGACGGTGGGGATGTTAACCTATATGCGTACGTCCAAAATAATCCTGTGATGTCTGTAGACCCTCTAGGCTTATGGCAAGTATCGTTTGGTGGTGGTTTCGGTCTTGCGGGATATATAACTTTTGGAAATAATAATGGACGGTGGAATATTGGGGGGGGGATCGGAATTGGAGTCGGTCTTGCTGGTAGTTATAACCCAGCTA
- the ligA gene encoding NAD-dependent DNA ligase LigA, with amino-acid sequence MDFETCRIEAQKLRAELTEHSYRYYVLDDPVIDDQAYDMMLRQLIDIEARFPELVTEDSPTRRIGAPPLNAFNTAPHSVPMLSLDNAFNDKEILDFHARCLKTSGAHTLAYTAEPKLDGLAVELTYENGVLVLATTRGDGYIGEVITENIRTIRSVPLRLMDNKTAVPDFIEVRGEVIIRHKDFEMLNQRRMDKGESVFANPRNAAAGSLRQLDSKVTAQRPLTIFVYGVGAVRGLGFPTQARMLECLADLGFPVNPLIKKGISIEQVLEDFKHLETLRSELAYDIDGMVIKVDDILIQQAMGEKIKSPRWAIAYKFPAMEKTGKILDIKVQVGRTGTLTPVAELAPVNIGGVTVSRATLHNADEIERKDIRIGDTALITRAGDVIPKVVKIIPGARTGEETVFTMPDTCPVCGSHVRRLEGEAAVKCVNAGCSAQIKERIRHFVSKKAFDMDGLGKKLVEQLVDERLINSFADLFHLDRDTLAGLERMGLKSAENIITAVEQSKTVTFPRFIFALGIDHTGEHAARLLAQNFADLDALMAADTQTISSIHGMGDKTAGAVTGFFSIEENIKTVKDLLDAGVSITNDLYGDSHKKDNAFNGKTMVLTGSFESLTRNEAKAKLLALGAKVTGSVSKKTDIVIAGTKAGSKLTKAEELGIAVWGEAKLLKLIRGGD; translated from the coding sequence ATGGATTTTGAGACATGCCGGATTGAGGCGCAAAAGCTGCGCGCCGAATTAACAGAACACAGTTACCGTTATTATGTGCTGGATGATCCTGTTATTGATGATCAGGCCTATGACATGATGCTGCGGCAGCTCATTGACATTGAAGCCCGCTTTCCTGAGCTTGTCACCGAGGATTCCCCCACCCGGCGTATCGGGGCACCCCCCTTGAACGCCTTTAACACGGCGCCTCATTCAGTCCCTATGCTCAGCCTTGACAATGCCTTTAATGATAAGGAAATCCTGGATTTCCATGCCCGGTGTCTGAAAACCTCCGGGGCACATACCCTGGCCTATACGGCAGAGCCTAAGCTGGACGGCCTGGCTGTAGAGCTGACCTATGAAAACGGGGTGCTGGTTTTGGCAACCACCCGGGGTGACGGATATATCGGCGAGGTAATTACTGAAAATATCAGGACCATCCGATCCGTGCCCCTGCGTCTGATGGATAATAAAACCGCTGTGCCGGATTTTATCGAAGTGCGTGGAGAGGTAATCATCCGGCATAAAGATTTTGAAATGCTAAACCAGCGCCGTATGGATAAAGGTGAATCGGTTTTTGCAAATCCCCGCAACGCTGCCGCAGGATCACTGCGGCAGCTAGATTCAAAAGTAACAGCCCAGCGGCCTTTGACTATTTTTGTCTATGGTGTGGGGGCCGTGCGCGGCCTTGGGTTTCCTACCCAGGCCCGGATGCTTGAGTGTCTTGCAGATCTGGGATTCCCTGTGAACCCGCTCATAAAAAAAGGGATATCAATCGAGCAGGTGCTGGAAGATTTTAAGCATCTGGAAACCCTTCGTTCTGAACTGGCCTATGATATTGACGGCATGGTGATCAAGGTGGATGATATTTTAATCCAGCAGGCCATGGGCGAAAAAATAAAAAGTCCTAGGTGGGCCATTGCCTATAAATTCCCGGCCATGGAAAAAACAGGCAAAATACTGGATATCAAGGTCCAGGTGGGCCGGACCGGCACCTTGACCCCTGTGGCGGAGCTTGCACCGGTGAATATCGGCGGGGTGACGGTTTCCAGGGCCACTTTGCATAATGCTGATGAGATTGAACGAAAAGATATCCGTATCGGTGATACGGCATTGATCACCAGGGCAGGGGATGTGATCCCCAAGGTGGTAAAAATCATTCCTGGAGCCCGTACCGGTGAAGAGACCGTGTTTACCATGCCCGACACCTGTCCTGTGTGCGGGTCTCATGTAAGGCGACTTGAAGGCGAGGCCGCCGTTAAATGCGTCAATGCGGGGTGCAGCGCCCAGATTAAAGAGCGTATCCGCCATTTTGTATCCAAAAAAGCGTTTGACATGGACGGGCTTGGCAAAAAACTGGTGGAACAGCTTGTGGATGAAAGATTAATAAATTCTTTTGCCGATCTCTTTCATCTGGACCGGGATACGCTGGCAGGCCTTGAACGCATGGGTTTGAAATCCGCCGAAAATATCATTACTGCCGTTGAGCAATCCAAAACGGTTACCTTTCCACGGTTTATTTTTGCTTTGGGCATTGACCACACAGGCGAGCATGCGGCCCGGCTTTTAGCCCAAAATTTTGCGGATCTTGATGCGCTGATGGCTGCAGATACCCAGACCATCAGCAGCATTCACGGCATGGGGGACAAGACAGCCGGGGCCGTGACCGGATTTTTTTCCATTGAAGAAAATATTAAAACGGTAAAAGACCTGCTTGATGCGGGTGTATCCATTACCAATGATCTGTATGGAGACTCCCATAAAAAGGACAACGCGTTCAACGGAAAAACCATGGTTTTGACCGGCAGTTTTGAATCACTGACAAGAAATGAGGCCAAGGCAAAGCTGCTGGCCTTGGGGGCCAAGGTGACCGGTTCCGTATCAAAGAAAACAGATATCGTTATTGCCGGCACCAAGGCCGGTTCCAAGCTGACCAAAGCCGAAGAGCTGGGTATCGCTGTTTGGGGTGAAGCCAAACTTCTGAAATTGATTAGAGGCGGGGATTAA
- a CDS encoding nucleoside phosphorylase → MSYPTWSDLNSPSIVPPLGQRKAKSVGPAALMVSADPDMGLIRQGFGKWQSRAFFNSSLLIKEEDPLGASVTGPFIGAPYGVMLLESLIAKGARTVIVLGWCGGLSPDLVPGDLLVVKTALVDEGTSRHYMDLSGDLPAVNADAGLTETLAATLKTAGLKAHSQATIWTTDAIYRETPEKVSWYKDQGACAVEMECSALFAAADFRKIPIAALLVVSDSLGRTDGQWDPGFNKKRFKIMRKQACGVAMALTGKLAHGF, encoded by the coding sequence ATGAGTTATCCGACATGGTCGGACCTGAATAGCCCTTCAATTGTTCCGCCGTTAGGGCAAAGAAAGGCAAAAAGCGTGGGCCCGGCGGCTTTGATGGTCAGCGCGGACCCGGACATGGGACTGATACGCCAGGGGTTTGGCAAGTGGCAGTCCCGTGCGTTTTTTAACAGCAGTCTGCTGATCAAAGAAGAAGACCCTTTGGGGGCGAGCGTAACAGGGCCTTTCATCGGGGCCCCCTATGGGGTGATGCTGCTGGAATCATTGATTGCAAAAGGTGCCCGGACCGTTATTGTTCTTGGCTGGTGCGGCGGTCTTTCCCCTGATCTTGTTCCGGGGGATCTGCTGGTGGTGAAAACGGCGTTGGTGGATGAGGGAACATCCCGGCATTATATGGATTTGTCAGGTGATCTGCCGGCGGTGAATGCCGATGCCGGTCTTACCGAAACCCTTGCCGCCACCCTTAAAACAGCCGGGCTTAAGGCCCACTCCCAAGCCACCATCTGGACCACGGATGCCATTTACCGGGAAACGCCTGAAAAGGTGTCCTGGTATAAAGATCAAGGGGCCTGTGCCGTGGAGATGGAGTGTTCGGCGCTGTTCGCGGCAGCGGATTTCAGGAAAATTCCCATTGCCGCGTTGCTTGTGGTGTCCGACAGCCTTGGCCGGACAGATGGTCAGTGGGATCCGGGTTTTAATAAAAAAAGGTTTAAAATAATGCGTAAACAGGCCTGTGGCGTTGCCATGGCATTGACAGGAAAACTTGCCCATGGATTTTGA
- a CDS encoding galactokinase: MNFAPILEKKQIHVSVPCRIDFGGTLDISTFYLPLADLKPATLNLALDMRTHVYLSPWASGQIRISSKGFDTIDRSMDDKGWDGPMGLMFAVFQYFNAHGIHLHIESTSPVRSALGGSSCAAVAIIAAVYTALEKQINPEHIAWLAHYLEGAVAGVLCGVQDQTAAAFGGVNLWEWTFGHKGPEFLRCPVYDSIKKIELLNRHLLVAYCGIPHDSSDVNSRWVNDFRSGQAYDAFEDIARLTRQFAGALGAFSFKEAAQLMNRETALRCEMTPDVLDNTGMKLWESAKAEGCGARFTGAGGGGCLWAIGQETDINRLKVQWDGILDPIDGAMVLDTAIDPKGICVH, from the coding sequence ATGAACTTTGCGCCAATACTTGAAAAAAAACAGATACACGTGTCCGTACCCTGCCGCATTGATTTCGGCGGTACCCTGGATATCTCCACCTTTTATCTGCCCCTGGCAGACCTTAAACCGGCGACCTTGAACCTGGCCCTTGACATGCGTACTCATGTTTATCTGTCTCCGTGGGCGTCCGGGCAAATCAGGATCTCTTCCAAGGGTTTTGACACCATTGATCGCAGTATGGATGACAAAGGATGGGATGGTCCCATGGGGCTGATGTTTGCCGTTTTTCAGTATTTTAATGCCCATGGTATTCATCTGCACATTGAATCAACATCGCCTGTCCGAAGTGCCCTTGGCGGGTCGTCCTGTGCTGCCGTGGCCATTATTGCCGCCGTTTATACCGCTTTGGAAAAACAGATTAATCCCGAACATATCGCCTGGCTGGCCCATTATCTGGAAGGCGCCGTGGCAGGCGTGCTGTGCGGTGTGCAGGACCAGACAGCCGCAGCGTTCGGCGGGGTGAACCTGTGGGAATGGACATTTGGGCATAAAGGGCCTGAGTTCCTGCGCTGCCCGGTGTATGACTCCATTAAAAAAATAGAACTATTGAATCGCCATCTTTTGGTGGCCTATTGCGGCATTCCCCATGACTCCAGTGATGTCAACTCCCGGTGGGTGAATGACTTTCGGTCAGGGCAGGCTTATGATGCTTTTGAGGATATTGCCCGTCTTACACGGCAGTTTGCCGGTGCTTTGGGCGCCTTCTCCTTTAAAGAAGCGGCTCAGTTAATGAACCGGGAAACGGCGCTTCGTTGTGAAATGACCCCTGATGTGCTGGACAATACCGGTATGAAGTTGTGGGAATCGGCAAAAGCAGAGGGCTGCGGGGCCAGATTCACTGGGGCAGGGGGGGGCGGTTGTCTGTGGGCCATTGGGCAAGAAACAGATATTAATCGACTGAAAGTACAGTGGGACGGAATTCTTGATCCCATTGATGGGGCAATGGTACTGGATACGGCCATCGACCCCAAAGGAATTTGTGTTCATTAG
- the recO gene encoding DNA repair protein RecO, with amino-acid sequence MVFDDNMGDFSTDAILLRKIEYGDHDLIITFLTRDKGKISVMAKNAKKSVRRFSGAMDLFSVNHIQCVYPKKNKDAMINLCQTVLENGFPQIRYNVVNTAYASYWTEIVTQWLEEGKAQPMIFELLYTALEMVNDGCIRTEVISLLFQIRFMRLSGFSPGLDQCDDCCTGIEAVDSARLWFDFKAGRVVCPKCKGRIQGVHEPAGPFGGTAQGCWVSKGTLKQLSWINTVEMARADRIKFSPIAIQEGENLLESFIPFHIGRYFNSLNFLYKMRSEI; translated from the coding sequence TTGGTTTTTGACGACAATATGGGCGATTTCAGCACAGACGCCATTCTGCTTCGCAAAATTGAATATGGAGACCATGACCTGATTATCACCTTTTTGACCCGGGACAAAGGAAAGATCAGTGTGATGGCAAAAAATGCCAAAAAAAGCGTGCGCCGTTTTTCAGGTGCCATGGATCTGTTTTCGGTGAATCATATCCAGTGCGTCTATCCCAAAAAAAATAAGGACGCCATGATCAATTTGTGTCAGACGGTCCTTGAGAATGGATTCCCTCAGATACGGTATAATGTGGTGAACACGGCTTACGCCTCCTACTGGACGGAGATTGTCACCCAGTGGTTGGAAGAGGGGAAGGCCCAGCCTATGATTTTTGAGTTGCTTTACACGGCCTTGGAGATGGTGAATGATGGGTGTATTCGCACTGAAGTGATCAGTCTGCTGTTTCAGATCCGTTTTATGCGGTTGTCCGGATTTTCTCCCGGGCTTGACCAGTGTGATGACTGCTGTACAGGTATAGAGGCTGTTGATTCTGCCAGGCTTTGGTTTGACTTTAAAGCGGGGCGGGTGGTCTGCCCCAAGTGTAAAGGCCGTATACAAGGGGTGCACGAGCCTGCCGGACCTTTTGGCGGTACTGCCCAGGGGTGCTGGGTGTCCAAGGGTACCCTGAAGCAATTGTCTTGGATCAATACCGTGGAGATGGCACGGGCAGACCGCATTAAGTTTTCTCCCATTGCCATCCAGGAGGGAGAAAATTTGCTTGAATCCTTTATTCCATTTCATATCGGTCGATATTTCAACAGTTTGAATTTTTTATATAAAATGAGATCTGAAATATGA